The following are encoded in a window of Neomicrococcus lactis genomic DNA:
- a CDS encoding site-2 protease family protein, translating to MTVLLFILGVLVIAIGVAVSIALHEVGHLVPAKIFGVRVPQYMIGFGPTVWSRKKGETEYGFKAIPLGGYISMVGMYPPTRDGAVRKASTGLFQQLADDARKAEAERVQPGDENRMFYKLPVWKRIIIMLGGPLMNLILGFIFIAIVVTGFGTAQSTTTVSEVFKCVVTQEEQQQRQAAGDSSECLASDPAAPAYVAGLRPGDVITSFNGVSVGERDWNALTSLIRPAAGQSVPITYVRDGVSHETTIKPLLTERPAVDINGRAITNADGSYQTVNVGFVGMGSQTKLMTLPITEVPAMVGQNVSAVAGIVLDLPARLVAVANAAFSSAPRDPNGPMSVVGVGRIAGEITAMEEIPLKDRFATLLSLVGSLNIALFVFNLIPLLPLDGGHILGALWEGVRRFFAKLFKRKDPGPVDIAKLLPLTYVVAIALFAMGGLLIYADIVKPISLF from the coding sequence TTATTCTCGGTGTTCTTGTTATCGCCATAGGTGTGGCGGTGTCCATCGCCCTGCACGAAGTGGGGCACCTGGTGCCGGCGAAAATCTTTGGCGTGCGCGTGCCGCAATACATGATCGGTTTTGGTCCCACCGTGTGGTCCCGCAAGAAGGGTGAGACAGAATACGGGTTCAAAGCCATTCCTTTGGGCGGATATATCTCGATGGTGGGCATGTATCCGCCAACCCGGGACGGAGCCGTTCGCAAGGCGTCAACGGGACTGTTCCAACAGCTCGCCGATGACGCCCGCAAAGCCGAAGCCGAACGCGTGCAGCCCGGCGATGAGAACCGGATGTTCTACAAGCTCCCGGTGTGGAAGCGCATCATCATCATGCTGGGCGGGCCACTGATGAATCTCATTTTGGGGTTCATCTTTATTGCCATTGTGGTGACCGGTTTTGGCACGGCACAAAGCACTACAACCGTCTCTGAAGTTTTCAAGTGCGTGGTGACGCAAGAAGAGCAGCAGCAGCGACAAGCTGCCGGGGATTCCTCTGAGTGTTTAGCGTCCGACCCAGCTGCACCTGCTTACGTGGCAGGCCTGCGGCCCGGGGACGTGATTACCAGCTTTAACGGTGTGAGCGTCGGGGAGCGGGACTGGAATGCCTTGACGTCCCTCATTCGTCCCGCTGCTGGTCAGTCCGTTCCTATTACTTACGTTCGTGACGGTGTTTCTCACGAGACCACCATCAAGCCGTTGCTCACCGAACGTCCCGCTGTGGACATCAACGGGCGGGCCATTACCAACGCCGACGGTTCTTACCAAACCGTGAACGTTGGCTTTGTAGGAATGGGGTCTCAAACCAAACTGATGACGCTACCTATTACCGAAGTTCCCGCCATGGTGGGGCAAAACGTCAGCGCGGTGGCAGGAATCGTGCTGGACTTGCCGGCACGCTTGGTAGCGGTGGCGAATGCGGCCTTCTCATCTGCCCCTCGCGATCCCAACGGCCCCATGTCCGTGGTGGGCGTAGGACGCATTGCGGGTGAAATTACAGCGATGGAGGAAATCCCGCTCAAGGATCGTTTTGCTACGTTGCTGAGCCTAGTTGGCAGCCTAAACATTGCCCTGTTTGTCTTCAACCTGATTCCGCTGCTGCCTCTCGACGGTGGGCATATCTTGGGCGCTTTGTGGGAAGGCGTTCGCCGTTTCTTCGCAAAGCTCTTCAAGCGCAAGGACCCGGGACCGGTGGATATCGCCAAGTTGCTGCCGCTGACCTACGTGGTGGCCATCGCACTGTTCGCTATGGGTGGGCTGCTGATTTACGCAGACATCGTGAAGCCGATTTCGCTCTTCTAG